The stretch of DNA attttaatttaaattttatttaataaattaatcaaacaaATTGCCAATTGTCTTTAGTTAACCAAGAGAGAAATGTAACGAGGGctactacacatacaagtctttttggcttacaagtcttacaagttggcACAAATCCAACAAAACATATGCATTACACTCCCACATTCAAGAGTAAATAAACGCACGTTATTCAACCACTTCCTGTTTCCAAAGCGCACTACTCACCATGTATTatgaacgactcttcttcttcttcctccatgaaaacgagtttcttgtcaaatttgaaaataatggaacttcagaaatacacccaaacgattacagaaatacacctaaatgattataaaaatacatCCAAATGGTTAAAGAAATACACTCAAATGGTTACagaaattcacccaaacgattatagaaatacacccaaagaattacagaaatacacccaaaggattacaaaacTACATCCAAAGGATTtaataaatacacccaaaattcgttgaagtacaccttatgcataatttaaaactctttctctttctcctcctcatattctgctacttcttcttattcaaaaacgatttcagagcttaatgttaaaaaacaatgaaaatcgaaaataacaaagaaagaaaatagagagaaaaatacgtaaatgaagaaggagaaagagaagacaaaaaacgaaagaaaagaagaagaagaagaggaagaggaagaagaatgtgcagcaagaagaagaagaaggtgaagtaaaaaaataatgaaaatcgagaataacgaagaaagaaaacagagaaaaaagcacgtaaatgatgaagaagaagaaagagaaggtaagaaagaaaagaaaagaagaagaagaggaagaggaaaaagaagaagaggaagaggaagaagaagaagaaggaagaagaaggtgcaGTGAAAACGTGCAGTATAGTTCAAAGCGCATTATGACTTATAaagacttgtataaaaaaagTTTGTATGTGAAGAATTATTCATGTAATTAACTAGTCCACGTTTGTAGTAGAATCAGTAAAGTATGTGAGTGATTGTTAGTGTATTTGGGAGAAATGAGTGGCTTAAACTttaatctcatttttttttgttgagacTCACTGTAAGTTAAAAGTATTGTTAGGTACGGTTatagtttggtaaaatttttattttttaaaaataatttataaaggtTATGTTTttgaaagataattttttaaaaattatgatatttattaatttttaaaatttNNNNNNNNNNNNNTAAGATTataagtatataattttttttaatttaataaacataaaataaaaagtttgtacttttaaaaatcataaacattttttttaaatttttatcctaaatcctaaatcctaaaccctaaaattttTTACCAAATCAAGGCTTAAGGAATAACGAAAAACTAAggaaaaataattcaattcatGCGATCCAATAATAGTgatgaattaataataatagtgaTGGCATGGTCTTGGGCTCTCGTTCCTTCTTTTTCTAGCCAATTTCAATTTCTAAATAATAGCTACTTAATTTAGAAAATTGTGACCGTTTTTTTCGAATTCAAGTTTGAACATTGAAACTAATTATaagccaagaaaaacacaatgGTGGCGCACTCTCCACGCTCCTTAAGTCCTAAATTTAGGATCATAGCTTTCAATCTTGAAGGGATGAAATCATTATATAAAGAAGCACATTTTGCTTCTCCAATAAGAATTCACACCAAGCACTATGCTCTCTTGTATTGCTTGGTTTTAATTGGTGTTTTGGCTTGCCAAGGTCTGCACCTTTTTGTGAAATAAAAATCCCCAAAGACCTTGGCcatacaaaaaacaaaaaaacaaaatcccaagcaaaaccacaaaaaaaaatattaacaagcCAAAAAAAACCAAATAATTACACATATCGGCATTgagaaaaatatcaaaaaaaataatggCAGAAAGTACAAGGAAACTTGCCCTTATTTTCTTGGTTACTTTTGCCATTGTTATTCCATGCATTAAGGCTGGCATTGCTGAATATGATGATTTTCTCAAGGCACAAGCTGAGATGGCCCATGAAATTGCTCTTGAGTCCTTCGTTCCTAATCCCTTGAATGTTACATCTGAGCTCAATCTCCACGTTCATCTGTATGTACTCTCtacttattttatattacttaattaacaTTATATGTACTAGTATATCGATAAACGTGTTTATTCActctttttattaaatatacataaaaatagtaaaaattaaattaattgagatgtattaatttgatttttatttactaatttttaaatattaaatctatataaaataattgataactgCATCTAACATTTCGAGAGTTCGAGTCTTCCTATATTTttggtaaaagaaaaaaaagtttatatatgatttaattGGATGTAGGGCAATGGAGGAAGCAGCAAACATGACAAGGAGGAATCTAAGGCAAGGACATGCATTCGATCCACATGCACCATGCGAGGCCACTAACCCTATTGACCGTTGCTGGAGGTGCCGTGCCGATTGGGCCAAAAACCGCCAATTGTTGGCCAAATGTGGAAAGGGTTTCGGACGTAGGGCCGTCGGAGGCCTCGGTGGCCCCATCTACGTCGTCACCGACGAATCCGATAACGATTTGGTTAACCCTGCTCCCGGAACCCTAAGACATGCGGTTACTCAGAAGGGACCCTTGTGGATCATCTTTGCACGCAGCATGGTCATTAGATTGCAACAAGAGTTGTTGATTTCCTCCGACAAGACCATCGACGGCCGCGGTGCTCATGTTATGATCAGGGACGGCGCTGGCCTCACTATGCAATTCGTCAACAATATCATTGTCCATAACCTCCACATCAAGAAGATCAAGTCCATGGCTGGTGGCATGATTAGGGATTCTTACAACCATGTTGGTCAAAGAACAAGGAGTGATGGTGATGCCATCTCCATTTTCGGATCCTCCAACATTTGGGTTGATCACATTTCCATGTCTGAGTGTGATGATGGTCTTGTTGACGTTATCCAGGGCTCTACCGCCATCACCATCTCCAATTGCCACATGACCAAGCATAACGACGTAAGTCATTTTGGTAATCAAGTTCAATCAAATTGGTCTAACAGAATAAAATTAcgataattaattttgattttgattgaaTGTCTGTCTAAAACTGTTTGTGACAGGTGATGTTGTTCGGAGCTAGTGACTCGTACACCGGCGACAAGATCATGCAAATCACGGTAGCATTCAACCACTTCGGACAAGGATTGATTCAGAGGATGCCAAGGTGCAGATATGGATTCTTCCATGTGTTGAACAATGACTACACTCATTGGTTGATGTATGCCATTGGAGGAAGCTCAGGGCCAACAATTCTGAGCCAAGGAAACCGTTTCATTGCACCAAACAACAATGCTGCCAAGGAAATCACACACAGAGACTATGCACCAAAAGAGGTGTGGTCAAAGTGGCAATGGACCTCAGATCACGACCTCTTCATGAATGGTGCCACGTTTCTTCAATCTGGTCAACCAATCACTAAGCTGCAAAATGTCAACAAAGGGATGATAATGAAGCCAAGACCTGGTAGCCATGCCAATAGGCTAACAAAGTATGCTGGTGCCCTTGGTTGTATTGTAGGCAAGCCTTGctagagaaaattaaaattcagttCATCAATTCCATTCATTTATTGATTGTGGATAATGTTTTCTTTATCTTGGTCATAAAgaaaatgttattattattatttggaagaaagaaatattaaaatattaaaatttattggcTCTAGGGTTTATTACCCCCTCTAGGATTTTTGGCACTTTCTATGTATGTGTTTTAGTGTGGGAACCATTTTGGTGtaaatttcttttcttctttagaGGGGAAAGCTAGATGGCATGCATTTCAACACAATATGTAAAGTGAAGAAAAGAATGGAGGCCAGGATTATAGGGATAATGTTTTGTTGGATGGTATGGCActggagagaaaaaaaaaatttattgttattatttctgTTTGGGGTTATAAGATGATAAGGAATAAGACGGGAGAGTTATATATAAATCACTTGAAATATgtgcttttttaattttatctcttatttttttttgcttgtGTTATTCGTCATGTGTACATCACTTCTCATGTAAATTGTACTGATTGACTGATGATTGAAATTGGTtcgtttatattattattattattattattattattattattattattattattataaggaAAATAGTatcataaattaaatatgagatAATAAATAAGGTCAGAAAAATCATATAATGTCTTTAGCATGACAGATAATATAGAAATGTATCACTAGAAACTTCTTCTGCTATTTATTCGCTGAAATACATTTTGGAATTTATATTAGTTAGCAGATATAGCTTATTATTCCTTATTAGATacattaacaaattaaaatacataaatctcaaaaaagaaaaaattatataatgaaaaatatataattttacatgcacataattaaaaacttaattaattagcaTAGAGATTGGAAGTGATAATTAACTAAGAATATTATTAGcatctttttaaatattgttatgaaagtatttttttaatttaagtttatttgttttatgttgatttttttttaaatttaacaaagatcgaattttagatttttaataataaaattattttaaaaaattaaattaatataaaaaatatataaataattatatttttaataaatatgacTTACTCACTAATATTAAGAGAGGGTACCAATGAATTCATCT from Arachis duranensis cultivar V14167 chromosome 4, aradu.V14167.gnm2.J7QH, whole genome shotgun sequence encodes:
- the LOC107486753 gene encoding pectate lyase-like, which codes for MAESTRKLALIFLVTFAIVIPCIKAGIAEYDDFLKAQAEMAHEIALESFVPNPLNVTSELNLHVHLAMEEAANMTRRNLRQGHAFDPHAPCEATNPIDRCWRCRADWAKNRQLLAKCGKGFGRRAVGGLGGPIYVVTDESDNDLVNPAPGTLRHAVTQKGPLWIIFARSMVIRLQQELLISSDKTIDGRGAHVMIRDGAGLTMQFVNNIIVHNLHIKKIKSMAGGMIRDSYNHVGQRTRSDGDAISIFGSSNIWVDHISMSECDDGLVDVIQGSTAITISNCHMTKHNDVMLFGASDSYTGDKIMQITVAFNHFGQGLIQRMPRCRYGFFHVLNNDYTHWLMYAIGGSSGPTILSQGNRFIAPNNNAAKEITHRDYAPKEVWSKWQWTSDHDLFMNGATFLQSGQPITKLQNVNKGMIMKPRPGSHANRLTKYAGALGCIVGKPC